Proteins encoded by one window of Sulfurospirillum barnesii SES-3:
- a CDS encoding sulfatase-like hydrolase/transferase yields the protein MYILLWISAGFFILSLLTCKNYTQNNRRAFLGAFVVFIYLVLSIFYIISDYFTGEGINDAVIFHLLYGLDGSGYGDYYMIITFGVVLFIASLIFSLGYYRLAKKAFGISGNKFKRIFSLIFLFSAFLLHPSVHFFGQTTLKIFGFEDALSREHHFLDYYQEPTLTPIHEEHPNLVYIFAESLEETYFDEKLFPSLMTKLRPIREQSTLFTEIKQAQGTSWTIAGMTSVLCGLPLVTPSTGKHSPQGNSMSKMSTFYSGAVCMSDMLHKEGYKMVYRSGSSLEFAGVDKLYRTHKFEDIKGINELKSRLKDKRYQTPWGLYDDTLFDLSMSDFLRLSKSKQKFALFISTMDTHHPHGHVSKGCKANRYKEGDNSMLNAVACADELIAHFIEQIQKSPYGNNTIIVVGSDHLAMHNMAIDDLMKGKRRNQFIVIDPRQSHGKKVEKVGTTLDIGATILPFLGYEADLGLGRNLLKEEPSLAEKFSNFDALLSAWSKEISHFWEFPKIEQDLVLDSAKKQLKIGSSFYKFPILLRLNETLEVNPFFEVKIKFFETTKLFGYLHDFSDDDPFVWVDECSRIGTLESMKNIPSKSSYCYAYGTLGGEISTGILSSSKSLSLDTLNELVSLPFDTEEAKRRRENLSKLHK from the coding sequence ATGTATATATTGTTATGGATTTCAGCAGGATTTTTCATTTTATCGCTTCTTACATGTAAAAATTATACACAGAATAACAGAAGAGCGTTTTTAGGTGCTTTTGTAGTTTTTATCTATCTTGTGTTAAGTATTTTTTACATTATTTCGGACTATTTTACAGGTGAGGGTATTAATGATGCCGTGATATTTCATCTGCTTTATGGATTGGACGGCTCAGGTTATGGTGATTATTATATGATTATTACCTTTGGCGTTGTGCTTTTTATTGCCAGTTTGATTTTTTCGTTGGGCTATTATCGTTTAGCAAAAAAAGCCTTTGGAATCTCTGGAAATAAATTTAAACGGATTTTTTCTCTTATTTTTCTTTTCAGTGCTTTTTTACTGCACCCTAGTGTGCATTTTTTTGGACAAACAACACTTAAAATATTTGGTTTTGAGGATGCGTTGAGCCGAGAACATCATTTTTTAGATTATTATCAAGAACCGACTTTAACGCCTATTCATGAGGAACATCCAAATCTTGTTTATATTTTTGCTGAGAGTTTAGAAGAGACTTATTTTGATGAGAAGCTTTTTCCTTCCTTAATGACAAAACTAAGACCTATTCGAGAACAAAGCACTCTTTTTACTGAGATTAAACAGGCTCAAGGTACTAGTTGGACAATTGCTGGAATGACCTCTGTCTTATGCGGTCTTCCTTTAGTGACGCCTTCTACAGGGAAGCATTCACCTCAGGGAAATTCGATGTCAAAAATGAGTACCTTTTACTCAGGGGCGGTGTGTATGAGCGATATGCTCCATAAAGAGGGGTATAAGATGGTCTATCGCAGTGGTTCATCGCTGGAGTTTGCAGGTGTTGATAAGCTCTATCGCACCCATAAGTTTGAAGATATTAAAGGCATTAATGAGTTGAAATCACGCCTTAAAGATAAGCGGTATCAAACCCCTTGGGGCTTATACGACGATACCCTTTTTGACCTTTCCATGAGTGATTTTCTCAGGCTCTCTAAAAGTAAGCAAAAGTTTGCACTGTTTATTTCCACAATGGATACGCACCATCCTCATGGGCATGTTTCAAAAGGGTGCAAAGCCAATCGTTATAAAGAAGGCGATAATTCTATGCTCAACGCCGTGGCATGTGCTGATGAACTGATTGCGCATTTTATAGAACAGATTCAAAAATCACCGTATGGAAACAATACGATTATCGTCGTGGGCTCAGACCATTTAGCCATGCACAATATGGCGATTGATGATTTGATGAAAGGCAAACGTCGCAATCAATTTATCGTGATTGATCCAAGGCAAAGCCATGGGAAAAAAGTGGAAAAAGTAGGGACAACCTTAGATATTGGAGCGACCATTTTACCTTTTTTAGGCTATGAAGCAGATTTAGGATTGGGTCGCAATCTGTTAAAGGAAGAACCATCATTAGCCGAAAAATTTTCAAATTTTGACGCACTGTTGAGTGCATGGTCAAAAGAGATTAGTCATTTTTGGGAATTTCCAAAAATTGAACAAGATTTAGTGCTCGATAGTGCTAAAAAACAGCTCAAGATTGGCTCAAGCTTTTATAAATTCCCCATTTTACTACGTTTAAATGAAACGTTAGAAGTCAATCCTTTTTTTGAAGTAAAAATTAAATTTTTTGAGACAACCAAATTATTTGGTTACTTACATGATTTTAGCGATGACGACCCTTTTGTTTGGGTGGATGAGTGTTCTCGCATTGGTACATTAGAAAGCATGAAAAATATCCCTTCAAAATCAAGCTATTGCTATGCTTATGGCACGTTGGGTGGGGAGATAAGTACGGGTATTTTAAGCAGTTCAAAATCGTTAAGCCTTGATACATTAAATGAGCTAGTATCCCTTCCTTTTGATACAGAAGAAGCAAAACGCAGACGTGAAAATTTAAGCAAGCTTCACAAATAA
- a CDS encoding ammonium transporter, whose translation MRTKGFLLSTLVALSSAWATEEGVAEVAEAVPTLDVGNTAWVLTATALVMLMTPAGLALFYGGMSRSKNLLNTIAMSVMGYIVASLVWIVCGYSLAFGADIGGFIGFDSLFLSGIKVTDIWATGNIPVLLFVAFQMTFAGITVALISGALIERLKFSTWIVFAALWIIGVYAPVAHWVWGGGFLSADGVLDFAGGTVVHINAGVAGLVIALMLGKRADYGKAMFPSSVTLTVLGASMLWFGWFGFNAGSELGADGIAASAFLVTNTAAAIAALSWMIVEYLTYKKFTLLGIASGIVAGLVAITPAAGFVDTAGALVIGLVAGIVAFYGVNGLKKALKYDDSLDAFGIHGLAGIWGAIATGIFANPEVNELGTGLLYGNASQVLIQIEGVVVTAVYTAIATAIIFKVASIITGGARVSAEDESQGLDEIEHGEKAFNLR comes from the coding sequence ATGAGAACAAAAGGCTTCTTACTTTCAACATTGGTCGCACTCTCAAGCGCATGGGCAACTGAGGAAGGTGTCGCAGAAGTGGCAGAGGCTGTTCCAACATTAGATGTTGGAAATACGGCATGGGTTTTAACGGCAACTGCTTTGGTTATGTTAATGACACCCGCTGGTTTAGCACTTTTTTATGGCGGTATGTCTCGCTCTAAAAACTTGCTTAATACCATTGCAATGAGTGTTATGGGCTATATTGTTGCTTCACTTGTTTGGATAGTATGTGGCTATTCACTAGCATTTGGTGCGGATATTGGTGGATTTATTGGATTTGATTCTCTCTTTTTAAGTGGTATCAAGGTCACGGATATTTGGGCAACGGGGAACATTCCTGTGCTTCTTTTTGTCGCCTTTCAAATGACCTTTGCAGGCATCACGGTAGCACTCATTAGCGGTGCACTGATTGAAAGACTTAAATTTTCAACATGGATTGTCTTTGCAGCACTGTGGATTATAGGGGTGTATGCACCTGTAGCACACTGGGTGTGGGGTGGAGGATTTCTCTCAGCAGATGGTGTTTTAGATTTTGCTGGTGGTACGGTTGTTCACATCAACGCAGGTGTGGCTGGTTTGGTGATTGCCTTGATGCTAGGCAAACGTGCTGATTATGGCAAAGCAATGTTTCCATCTTCTGTGACACTCACTGTCTTAGGTGCAAGTATGCTTTGGTTTGGATGGTTTGGATTTAATGCAGGAAGTGAGTTAGGTGCAGATGGCATCGCCGCAAGTGCGTTTTTAGTCACCAATACAGCAGCAGCAATTGCAGCGCTTTCATGGATGATCGTTGAGTATCTAACCTACAAAAAGTTCACGCTTTTAGGCATTGCTTCAGGTATTGTTGCAGGTCTTGTAGCCATTACACCAGCCGCTGGTTTTGTTGATACCGCAGGTGCATTGGTCATTGGTTTGGTTGCGGGTATTGTTGCATTTTACGGTGTCAATGGTCTTAAAAAAGCTCTTAAATACGACGATTCACTGGATGCCTTTGGAATTCACGGACTTGCGGGTATTTGGGGTGCCATTGCTACGGGTATTTTTGCAAACCCTGAAGTGAATGAATTAGGAACAGGCTTATTGTATGGCAATGCGTCTCAAGTGTTGATTCAAATTGAGGGTGTTGTGGTAACAGCCGTTTATACTGCTATCGCCACAGCGATTATCTTTAAAGTAGCTTCCATTATCACAGGCGGTGCTCGTGTATCAGCAGAAGATGAATCACAAGGCTTAGACGAGATCGAACACGGCGAAAAAGCTTTTAACTTACGATAA
- a CDS encoding SIR2 family NAD-dependent protein deacylase translates to MAKVVIFSGAGISAESGLSTFRDAGGLWEKYRIEEICQAGCLSWNRENTLTFYDARREQLASVKPNAAHYALSKLHEKYPNDIAIITQNVDDLFERAGCKDVLHLHGFLPRLRCEQCGATHLIGYTKQERTFTCKSCNGSLRPDIVFFGESAPMYEYLYEAIQGCEFLVIIGSSGNVIAMDHFALHVKISILNNLERSDAINERVYTKVLHKKATEAMDEIVGDVERFLEQ, encoded by the coding sequence ATGGCAAAAGTAGTGATCTTTTCAGGAGCAGGCATCAGTGCGGAGAGTGGACTCTCCACCTTTCGTGATGCGGGTGGACTGTGGGAAAAGTACCGCATCGAAGAGATTTGTCAAGCTGGTTGTTTGTCTTGGAACCGTGAAAACACCCTCACATTTTACGACGCAAGGCGTGAACAACTCGCCTCCGTAAAACCCAATGCCGCACATTATGCTCTCTCAAAACTTCACGAAAAATACCCCAACGACATTGCCATTATCACCCAAAATGTAGACGATTTGTTTGAGCGAGCAGGGTGCAAGGACGTTTTGCATTTACACGGTTTTTTGCCTAGACTTCGCTGTGAACAATGTGGCGCAACCCATCTCATCGGCTACACCAAACAAGAGCGAACCTTTACATGTAAAAGCTGTAACGGCTCATTACGCCCCGACATCGTCTTCTTTGGCGAGAGTGCTCCCATGTATGAATACCTTTACGAAGCAATACAAGGGTGTGAGTTTTTGGTCATCATAGGATCTAGCGGAAACGTCATTGCGATGGATCATTTCGCTTTACATGTAAAGATTTCTATCCTTAATAATTTGGAGCGAAGTGATGCCATTAACGAGAGGGTTTATACGAAAGTGTTGCATAAAAAGGCTACTGAGGCGATGGATGAGATCGTGGGAGATGTGGAGAGGTTTTTAGAACAGTAA
- a CDS encoding helix-turn-helix domain-containing protein, with the protein MSESAVLHLNSFELLQIIKTVKNPFSRENFMAKVKPNFGEGSFVWYNLGNGIASYTYAYELLHDTVATLSSDVSGAVLVFNLGDDFTHEYKNGTKYVIKKNSFFIGFSSRAFEMHIRMLKNKSYKTVNIGIKEELLLRLIANYGDIYTKMVNDTLLNGYAILEGGEIDGMQMEILKLFPLHEMDEDLLNVLKLEGHIMHLVHDTIVRIMRTMHKMGDLNLDIAKINSLERARNIIYNEYDKALSIKQIAYRSAINECYLKKDFKAYYGMTVYEMLQTQRLEMAKKLLKDDASVREVSSKVGYKHAGHFSKLFTERFGISPSVYRKRFS; encoded by the coding sequence GTGTCTGAGTCAGCGGTGTTGCATCTTAACAGTTTTGAGCTTTTACAGATTATTAAAACCGTTAAAAACCCTTTTTCTCGTGAAAATTTTATGGCAAAAGTGAAGCCTAATTTTGGTGAGGGGAGTTTTGTGTGGTACAACTTAGGCAATGGCATTGCCAGTTACACCTATGCGTATGAACTCTTACACGATACCGTAGCCACGTTATCTTCGGATGTTTCAGGGGCGGTGTTGGTGTTTAATTTAGGGGATGATTTTACGCATGAGTATAAAAATGGCACGAAGTATGTGATTAAGAAAAATAGCTTTTTTATTGGTTTTTCTTCCCGTGCGTTTGAGATGCATATACGTATGTTAAAAAATAAGTCGTATAAAACGGTCAATATTGGTATTAAAGAGGAGTTGTTGCTTCGACTCATAGCAAATTATGGCGATATTTATACCAAGATGGTAAACGATACGTTGTTAAATGGCTATGCGATTTTGGAGGGTGGCGAGATTGATGGGATGCAGATGGAGATTTTAAAACTTTTCCCTTTACATGAGATGGATGAAGACTTGTTGAACGTTCTAAAATTGGAGGGACACATTATGCATTTGGTGCACGATACCATTGTGCGTATTATGCGAACCATGCATAAAATGGGCGATTTGAATTTGGATATTGCGAAGATTAATTCCCTTGAACGTGCGAGAAACATTATATACAATGAGTATGACAAAGCGCTTTCTATCAAACAAATTGCGTATCGTTCAGCCATCAATGAGTGCTATTTGAAAAAAGATTTTAAAGCCTACTACGGTATGACGGTGTATGAGATGCTTCAAACACAACGCTTAGAAATGGCGAAAAAACTCCTGAAAGATGATGCCAGTGTTAGAGAAGTAAGTTCTAAAGTGGGTTACAAACATGCAGGGCATTTTAGTAAACTCTTTACAGAGCGTTTTGGCATATCTCCTAGTGTGTACCGCAAACGTTTCTCTTAA
- a CDS encoding HepT-like ribonuclease domain-containing protein, with translation MSKESISKIYLILEKIEYIEVIVSNAGSITNALHDLTTYRPAILMHLTSIAEQFEKLRKSSNNTFLEYFEADDLKGIYDVRNYIAHDYEGVNLAIIEWIIRHILPKFKEQCSKIIEVKL, from the coding sequence ATGTCTAAAGAGAGCATTAGCAAAATCTATCTCATTCTTGAAAAAATAGAATACATTGAAGTAATTGTTTCAAATGCTGGTTCTATTACCAACGCTTTGCATGACTTAACGACCTATCGCCCTGCTATTTTGATGCATCTTACTTCCATTGCTGAGCAATTTGAAAAACTCCGCAAATCTTCCAACAACACGTTTCTTGAGTATTTTGAAGCTGACGATCTTAAAGGTATTTACGATGTTAGAAATTACATCGCTCATGATTATGAAGGTGTTAACCTTGCTATTATTGAGTGGATTATCAGACATATTTTGCCGAAATTTAAAGAGCAGTGTTCGAAGATTATTGAGGTAAAACTATAA
- the metH gene encoding methionine synthase, which translates to MSTLHTLIKEKILVIDGAMGTQIQALHITPEQWAGKEGCNELLNLTCKDEISKIHRGYLLAGADIIKTNTFGALPWVLEDYGIGEQTYELARAGVAIVKEACLAFSTEHKPRFCAAAFGPGTKLPSLGHIGYDEMYEGYTVAARGAIDGGCDLFLIETAQDPLQIKAALHAISDAQKYLHVKLPVMVSVTIELSGSMLIGTDASTIAAILEPFELLSLGFNCGTGPEQVEKHVKTLSSVWDRPISVHANAGLPQNRGGYTFYPMGPREFAELQEKFTEIAGVSILGGCCGTTPQHILELSKKVEGKKPLAPVGSMPRSIASLFETRSLKQDPAPFLIGERSNATGSKAFRELLLAEDYDGTLSVAQQQVRSGAHGIDVSVGFAGRDEEKDTKEVIGRYAQKIALPLMVDTTQVKSLDVALKMVGGRAIINSVNLEDGMEKFDKVCSLAKRFGCALVCLTIDEQGMAKSKAEKVAIAERIFQLATKNHGLNPGDLVFDLLTFTVGSGDAEYHTAAIETIEAIREFHAMHPEVGFVLGISNISFGLAKHAREYLNSVFLHHCVEAGLSMAIVNVKNTLPMHKISDVDKKVCEDLLFNRREEGDPLFKFISHFEGVVENKDESDAAYLAMSTKEKLSTLLIDGDKERMLALLPTAKEEIAAEIIVNEILIDAMKVVGELFGSGKMQLPFVLQSAEVMKASVDYLQPFLPKSEKSTTTTLIIGTVKGDVHDVGKNLVDIILSNNGFKVINIGIKADLEQFLEALKEHKADAIGMSGLLVKSTNVMKENLEAMQKMGINIPVILGGAALTDNFVEDFCRPIYEGPIFYCKDAFEGITAMSRIEAKDFNTDFGRKVLENAVMKASKETKEIPPFHELKMPSREVKIPTPPFWGRRVLKTDVKELAYSWINHKILFSQRWGYSGKGQSKEEKQKQLDEVLYPTYERVRADIERLGLFEPTIIYGYYPARSFENTLYLFDESEGYFSEEQVCRESIDVVEKRAMKTFDFPRQNRAPYRSLSDFIHPERHDVLALTCVSAGAKFSAYEKELYDAGNFTEYFFVHGLGVELAEALAEIVHKQIRLDLGIAEQEGHSLRDVQMKRYNGCRYSFGYPACPALEDTKVIFELLKPEEFGIELSETFQIHPEQSTTAIVMHHKEALYFNV; encoded by the coding sequence TTGTCAACACTTCACACACTTATTAAAGAGAAAATTTTAGTCATCGACGGTGCGATGGGTACGCAGATTCAAGCCCTTCATATTACCCCTGAACAATGGGCGGGTAAAGAGGGCTGTAACGAGCTTTTGAACCTTACATGTAAGGATGAAATTTCAAAAATTCATCGTGGCTACCTCTTAGCAGGAGCGGACATCATCAAGACCAACACCTTTGGCGCATTGCCGTGGGTTTTGGAGGATTATGGTATTGGGGAGCAAACCTATGAGCTAGCCCGTGCGGGTGTGGCTATCGTCAAAGAGGCGTGTTTGGCGTTTTCAACAGAGCACAAACCGCGCTTTTGTGCCGCCGCTTTTGGACCTGGAACGAAACTTCCATCCTTAGGGCACATCGGTTACGATGAAATGTACGAGGGCTACACGGTAGCCGCTCGTGGTGCGATAGATGGGGGGTGTGACCTTTTTCTCATCGAAACGGCGCAAGACCCGCTTCAAATCAAAGCCGCCCTTCATGCGATTAGCGATGCGCAAAAATATTTACATGTAAAGCTTCCTGTGATGGTTTCAGTCACCATAGAGCTGAGTGGGTCGATGCTTATTGGAACGGACGCAAGCACGATTGCCGCTATCTTAGAACCGTTTGAACTTTTAAGCCTTGGCTTCAACTGCGGTACTGGCCCTGAACAAGTGGAAAAGCATGTCAAAACACTCAGCTCCGTGTGGGATAGACCCATCAGCGTTCACGCCAATGCGGGGCTTCCGCAAAACCGTGGCGGTTACACCTTTTACCCGATGGGACCTAGGGAGTTTGCGGAACTTCAAGAGAAATTTACGGAAATTGCAGGGGTGAGCATTTTAGGTGGATGTTGTGGTACAACGCCTCAGCATATTTTGGAACTAAGCAAAAAAGTGGAGGGCAAAAAACCTTTAGCCCCAGTGGGGAGTATGCCTCGTTCCATCGCTTCACTCTTTGAAACAAGAAGCCTCAAACAAGACCCAGCCCCTTTTCTCATTGGTGAGAGAAGCAATGCTACGGGCTCAAAAGCCTTTCGTGAACTTTTATTGGCGGAAGATTACGATGGCACGCTGAGTGTTGCTCAACAACAAGTCAGAAGTGGGGCGCATGGCATTGATGTGAGTGTGGGATTTGCAGGGCGTGATGAGGAGAAAGACACCAAAGAGGTCATAGGGCGTTATGCGCAAAAGATAGCTTTGCCTCTCATGGTCGATACCACGCAAGTCAAATCCTTAGATGTGGCGCTTAAAATGGTGGGTGGAAGAGCTATCATTAACTCCGTGAACCTTGAAGATGGCATGGAAAAGTTCGATAAAGTCTGCTCTTTAGCCAAGCGTTTTGGGTGTGCGCTCGTGTGTTTGACCATCGATGAGCAAGGTATGGCAAAGAGCAAAGCGGAGAAAGTGGCGATTGCGGAGCGTATTTTTCAGCTTGCGACTAAAAACCATGGTCTTAATCCAGGCGATTTGGTCTTTGACTTACTCACATTTACGGTGGGAAGTGGGGATGCTGAGTACCATACTGCTGCCATTGAAACCATTGAAGCGATTCGTGAATTTCACGCCATGCACCCAGAAGTTGGCTTTGTGTTGGGCATCTCTAACATCTCCTTTGGTTTAGCCAAACACGCCAGAGAATACCTAAACTCTGTCTTTTTGCACCATTGTGTCGAAGCGGGTCTTAGTATGGCAATTGTCAATGTTAAAAACACGCTTCCGATGCACAAAATCAGTGACGTGGATAAAAAAGTCTGTGAAGACTTGCTTTTTAACCGCCGAGAAGAGGGTGATCCACTCTTTAAATTTATCTCTCATTTTGAGGGTGTGGTAGAGAATAAAGACGAAAGTGATGCGGCGTATCTTGCGATGAGTACCAAAGAGAAACTATCGACGCTTCTCATTGATGGCGATAAAGAGCGCATGTTAGCTCTTTTACCCACCGCCAAAGAGGAGATAGCCGCTGAAATTATCGTCAATGAAATCCTCATCGATGCGATGAAAGTGGTCGGAGAGCTTTTTGGCAGTGGAAAGATGCAACTGCCTTTTGTGCTTCAATCGGCTGAGGTGATGAAAGCCTCTGTGGATTATTTGCAACCTTTTTTACCCAAAAGCGAAAAAAGTACAACGACCACGTTGATTATTGGAACCGTGAAGGGTGATGTGCACGATGTGGGGAAAAACCTTGTGGACATCATTTTAAGCAACAACGGTTTTAAAGTTATCAACATTGGCATCAAAGCGGACTTAGAGCAGTTCTTAGAAGCACTCAAAGAGCATAAAGCCGATGCCATCGGTATGAGCGGACTTTTGGTGAAATCGACCAATGTGATGAAAGAGAACCTAGAAGCGATGCAGAAGATGGGGATTAACATTCCTGTTATTCTAGGCGGTGCGGCACTGACCGATAACTTTGTGGAAGATTTTTGCCGTCCGATTTACGAGGGGCCTATTTTTTACTGTAAAGATGCGTTTGAGGGCATAACGGCGATGAGTCGCATCGAGGCGAAAGACTTTAACACCGATTTTGGGCGTAAAGTTTTGGAAAATGCGGTGATGAAAGCCAGTAAGGAAACAAAAGAAATACCGCCATTTCATGAGCTTAAAATGCCAAGCCGTGAGGTTAAAATCCCCACACCGCCGTTTTGGGGCAGACGTGTTTTAAAAACCGACGTGAAAGAGTTGGCGTACTCGTGGATCAACCACAAAATTCTTTTCTCTCAGCGCTGGGGTTACAGTGGAAAAGGACAGAGTAAAGAGGAGAAACAAAAGCAACTTGATGAGGTGCTTTACCCAACGTATGAGCGGGTTCGGGCAGACATTGAGCGACTAGGGTTGTTTGAGCCGACCATCATTTACGGCTATTACCCCGCACGCTCCTTTGAAAACACGCTCTATCTTTTTGATGAGAGCGAGGGGTATTTTAGTGAAGAGCAGGTGTGTCGTGAGAGCATTGATGTGGTAGAAAAGCGTGCGATGAAAACCTTTGATTTCCCTCGCCAAAACAGAGCACCGTACCGAAGTTTGAGTGATTTTATCCATCCAGAGCGCCATGATGTTTTGGCGTTAACGTGTGTCAGCGCAGGGGCAAAATTTTCAGCGTACGAGAAAGAGCTTTACGATGCGGGCAATTTTACCGAGTACTTTTTCGTGCACGGCTTAGGTGTGGAGTTAGCAGAAGCCTTAGCGGAGATTGTGCATAAGCAGATACGCTTAGACTTGGGTATTGCGGAGCAGGAGGGGCATAGCTTGAGAGATGTGCAGATGAAGCGTTATAACGGGTGTCGTTATTCGTTTGGCTACCCAGCGTGTCCTGCTTTGGAAGATACCAAAGTGATTTTTGAGCTTTTAAAGCCTGAAGAGTTTGGCATAGAACTGAGTGAAACATTTCAAATTCACCCAGAACAAAGCACCACGGCAATCGTGATGCACCACAAAGAGGCGCTGTATTTTAACGTGTAA
- a CDS encoding methyl-accepting chemotaxis protein: protein MSVNLLLIGANEATTQEIVSLVDATLATAATYQKATLANHHTFDISHFDLVVCFANRYDEMVQKYGKEKVVSVEFIPPTDFFISISRIPSGEDVIIFNNSQSGANGVLKFLKFYKLEHVSYTIIPFDECSEGKTKEALSNAKYIIGTDGYVSAGKALYTKYGSFLRSDVVVIASPPRSATAESVSSLAQVVTAINSDKALQEARDISKTLAEQTKEISLITQNASQSIEDTANTILVVNEKLAAEVKNVQITNDMAQELTNAVDQIGTITTAIKYIASETNLLALNATIEAARAGDHGRGFAVVASEVRKLSDQSNKSTDSIRVSIMEVQKVVDQIVPALQKTVDEIIQTQAEVERISIAAKQESEAMEDIIKKLKIIVDVSQALNVAENNHR from the coding sequence ATGAGCGTTAATCTACTCTTAATTGGAGCAAATGAGGCAACCACGCAAGAAATTGTATCCTTAGTCGATGCTACGCTTGCCACAGCTGCCACCTATCAAAAAGCAACCCTAGCCAATCATCATACATTTGACATCTCACATTTTGATTTGGTCGTTTGTTTTGCCAATCGTTATGATGAAATGGTTCAAAAATATGGCAAAGAGAAAGTGGTTTCGGTTGAATTTATCCCTCCCACAGATTTTTTTATATCCATTAGTCGCATTCCATCAGGTGAAGATGTTATTATTTTTAATAACAGCCAATCAGGTGCCAATGGTGTGCTTAAATTTCTTAAATTTTATAAATTAGAGCATGTGAGTTACACCATCATTCCCTTTGATGAGTGTAGTGAGGGAAAAACCAAAGAAGCACTAAGCAATGCTAAATACATTATAGGAACCGATGGTTATGTTTCAGCAGGAAAAGCACTTTATACCAAATATGGTTCCTTCTTGCGCTCTGATGTCGTGGTTATCGCCAGCCCTCCTCGAAGCGCAACGGCTGAGAGCGTGAGTTCTTTAGCGCAAGTTGTTACAGCCATTAATAGCGACAAAGCCCTTCAAGAAGCACGTGATATATCCAAAACATTGGCCGAACAAACCAAAGAGATTTCACTGATTACGCAAAATGCATCCCAATCCATTGAAGATACCGCCAATACCATTCTTGTTGTGAATGAAAAATTGGCCGCTGAGGTTAAAAATGTTCAAATCACAAACGATATGGCGCAAGAGCTCACCAATGCGGTTGACCAAATTGGCACGATTACCACAGCGATTAAATACATTGCCAGTGAGACCAATCTTTTAGCCCTCAATGCTACCATCGAAGCCGCACGTGCGGGGGATCATGGACGAGGGTTTGCGGTGGTTGCTAGCGAAGTGCGAAAACTCTCCGATCAGAGCAACAAATCAACCGATAGCATTCGTGTTTCCATTATGGAGGTGCAAAAAGTGGTGGATCAAATCGTTCCAGCACTGCAAAAAACGGTGGATGAAATTATTCAAACGCAAGCGGAAGTGGAACGCATTAGTATTGCAGCAAAGCAAGAGAGTGAAGCCATGGAAGATATTATTAAAAAACTAAAAATTATTGTAGATGTCTCACAAGCACTGAATGTCGCTGAAAATAATCATCGTTAA
- a CDS encoding nucleotidyltransferase family protein, whose protein sequence is MKKETILQQLKSMKNHYLPEGFVIEGLFGSYARDEADEKSDIDILIEAKPSFVEHYGIKSIERIEEIKKEMSAVFGISVDLADKTGMGKTAQKFIIDRTIYV, encoded by the coding sequence ATGAAAAAAGAAACGATTCTTCAACAGCTTAAAAGCATGAAAAACCATTATCTACCTGAGGGCTTCGTTATAGAGGGCTTATTTGGCTCATACGCTCGTGATGAAGCAGATGAAAAAAGCGACATCGACATTCTCATCGAAGCAAAACCCTCGTTTGTTGAACACTACGGCATTAAGTCTATTGAGCGAATCGAAGAGATTAAAAAAGAGATGAGTGCTGTTTTTGGCATTTCTGTTGACCTTGCCGATAAAACAGGGATGGGGAAAACCGCTCAAAAATTCATTATCGATAGAACGATTTATGTCTAA
- a CDS encoding nuclear transport factor 2 family protein: MLKKSGKGIIRNLFRDVLESSEVELSVIEKYIDPGYIQKVDGVILDYHGFIEHMKKQKQVIEAMSVTFISMVEESDTVFTNHIVVAKKKNKEELHVHVIAQFTLKDGRLIACDELTRLLTGNEEDRNIGSCH; the protein is encoded by the coding sequence ATGTTAAAAAAATCGGGGAAAGGGATTATTCGTAATCTGTTTAGAGATGTTTTAGAATCCTCTGAAGTTGAACTATCTGTGATTGAAAAATACATTGACCCTGGCTATATCCAAAAGGTCGATGGCGTGATTTTGGATTATCATGGATTTATTGAACATATGAAAAAGCAAAAGCAAGTGATTGAGGCGATGTCGGTTACGTTTATCTCTATGGTTGAAGAGTCCGATACCGTTTTTACCAATCACATTGTAGTGGCTAAAAAGAAAAACAAAGAGGAACTGCACGTACATGTTATCGCCCAATTTACGCTTAAAGACGGGCGTTTAATCGCTTGCGATGAGCTAACGAGACTTTTAACGGGAAACGAAGAAGATCGAAACATTGGCTCTTGCCATTAA